One segment of Kiritimatiellia bacterium DNA contains the following:
- a CDS encoding patatin-like phospholipase family protein, which yields MKKLGLALGGGGAKGLAHIPMLEVLDELGLRPHRIAGTSIGAVVGALYASGLSGARIREGARKMVVSRRDSLREALRKKEALKWFGFLDLEFGRRGLLKGDKFIEFLYGKMGVRTFEELKIPLRVVATDFNTAEQVLLDSGSLPDAIKASMGLPGVFTPVTRAGRVLIDGGGVNPVPWDVLDDCDFVVAVDIMGDLDPAGPPVPNLFRAVLGTFDIMQKSIIAEKLRRAPPDLYIRPAIRGVDILDFYRAEDVFEMAAPAARELKQALQRLL from the coding sequence ATGAAGAAGCTCGGCCTGGCATTGGGCGGCGGGGGCGCAAAGGGCTTGGCGCATATCCCCATGCTGGAGGTCCTTGACGAGCTGGGCCTGCGGCCGCACCGCATCGCGGGCACGAGCATCGGCGCGGTGGTCGGCGCCCTCTATGCCTCGGGCCTGTCCGGCGCCCGCATCCGGGAAGGCGCGCGGAAGATGGTCGTCAGCCGGCGCGACAGCTTGCGCGAGGCCCTTCGCAAGAAGGAGGCGCTCAAGTGGTTCGGCTTCCTGGACCTCGAGTTCGGGCGCCGCGGCCTGCTCAAGGGCGACAAGTTCATCGAGTTCCTTTACGGCAAGATGGGCGTCCGGACCTTCGAGGAGCTGAAGATCCCGCTGCGCGTCGTGGCCACGGATTTCAACACGGCGGAGCAGGTCCTGCTCGATTCCGGCAGCCTGCCGGACGCGATCAAGGCCAGCATGGGCCTGCCCGGCGTCTTTACGCCCGTCACGCGCGCGGGCCGCGTCCTGATCGACGGCGGCGGCGTCAACCCGGTGCCTTGGGACGTGCTGGACGACTGCGACTTCGTAGTGGCCGTCGACATCATGGGCGACCTGGATCCGGCCGGCCCGCCCGTCCCGAACCTCTTCCGCGCCGTGCTGGGCACGTTCGACATCATGCAAAAATCCATCATCGCGGAAAAACTCCGGCGCGCGCCGCCGGACCTGTACATCCGCCCGGCCATCCGCGGCGTGGACATCCTGGACTTTTATCGCGCCGAGGATGTTTTTGAGATGGCCGCGCCCGCGGCCCGGGAACTGAAGCAGGCGCTCCAGCGCCTCCTCTGA
- a CDS encoding aldo/keto reductase, giving the protein MGYALTCTPPDGNPKVVARLEEEARRPYLCPMLYRPFGQTGKHLSVIGAGCMRFETPQNDRDIGRAAETLLHAHARGVNYFDTAPIYCGDRSEEIVGAAIRHLKPGTFYVSSKCGEDDGAAFRKGLERSLQRLGVDRVHFFHVWCLMNPADWTARKRGGAVREALRAKEEGLIEHLVFSSHMDGDETAAVIAEGIFEGVTLGFNAANFRFRRAALEASARAGLGVVTMNPLAGGLIPAHPKRFDFIRAENDPDVVTAALRFNLSHAAITCALVGFRDKADVDSALAALDGFTPRTDAEIARVERNLEESFDGLCTGCEYCLPCPADVPIPRMMDAYNMLILEGEKKAILERLHWQWSLDKAVAGRCTECGACEERCTQHLPIIERLKEIRAL; this is encoded by the coding sequence ATGGGATACGCTCTAACCTGCACGCCGCCGGACGGCAACCCGAAAGTCGTGGCGCGGCTTGAAGAAGAGGCGCGGCGGCCCTATCTTTGCCCCATGCTTTACCGACCGTTCGGACAGACCGGCAAGCACCTCTCGGTCATCGGCGCCGGGTGCATGCGCTTCGAGACGCCGCAGAACGACCGGGACATCGGCCGGGCAGCCGAGACCCTGCTCCACGCGCACGCGCGGGGCGTCAACTACTTCGACACCGCGCCGATCTACTGCGGCGACCGCAGCGAGGAGATCGTCGGGGCCGCGATCCGCCACCTGAAGCCCGGCACCTTCTACGTCTCCAGCAAGTGCGGCGAGGACGACGGCGCGGCGTTCCGGAAGGGCCTCGAGCGCTCGCTGCAGCGGCTCGGCGTGGACCGGGTCCATTTCTTCCACGTCTGGTGCCTCATGAATCCCGCCGACTGGACGGCGCGGAAACGGGGCGGGGCGGTCCGGGAGGCGCTCCGGGCGAAGGAGGAAGGCCTGATCGAGCATCTGGTCTTCTCGTCGCACATGGACGGCGACGAGACGGCGGCGGTGATCGCGGAGGGGATCTTCGAGGGTGTGACGCTCGGTTTTAACGCCGCCAACTTCCGTTTCCGGCGAGCGGCCCTCGAGGCCTCGGCCCGGGCCGGCCTGGGCGTGGTGACCATGAACCCGCTCGCCGGCGGGTTGATCCCCGCCCACCCGAAGCGCTTCGATTTCATCCGCGCGGAGAACGATCCGGACGTGGTCACCGCCGCCCTGCGGTTCAACCTCTCGCACGCGGCGATCACCTGCGCGCTGGTCGGCTTCCGCGACAAGGCGGACGTGGACAGCGCGCTGGCCGCGCTGGACGGGTTCACGCCGCGGACCGACGCGGAGATCGCCCGCGTGGAGCGGAACCTCGAGGAGAGCTTCGACGGCCTGTGCACGGGTTGCGAGTACTGCCTCCCCTGCCCCGCGGACGTCCCGATCCCCCGGATGATGGACGCCTACAACATGCTCATCCTCGAGGGCGAGAAGAAGGCCATCCTGGAGCGGCTGCACTGGCAGTGGAGTCTGGACAAGGCGGTCGCTGGTCGGTGCACCGAGTGCGGGGCGTGCGAGGAGCGCTGCACGCAACACCTGCCGATCATCGAGCGGCTGAAGGAAATACGCGCCTTGTAG
- a CDS encoding secondary thiamine-phosphate synthase enzyme YjbQ, translating to MKTHQEEIRLETAGHRDIHDLTDAVAAVVARSGVRTGLAHVFNVGSTACVGMIEFEPGLQRDIGELLDRLIPPSRAYGHEQAWHDGNGHSHLQATLLGPSLTVPVSEGRPRLGTWQQIFHLECDVEPRSRVVVVSVVG from the coding sequence ATGAAGACCCACCAGGAGGAAATCCGCCTGGAGACGGCAGGCCACCGGGACATCCACGACCTGACAGACGCCGTCGCGGCCGTGGTCGCGCGCTCCGGGGTGCGGACCGGCCTCGCGCACGTCTTCAACGTCGGCAGCACGGCTTGCGTCGGCATGATCGAGTTCGAGCCCGGGTTGCAGCGGGACATCGGGGAGTTGCTCGACCGGCTGATCCCGCCCTCCCGCGCCTACGGGCACGAGCAGGCCTGGCACGACGGCAACGGGCACTCGCACCTGCAGGCGACGCTGCTGGGCCCCTCGCTGACGGTGCCGGTGAGCGAGGGCCGCCCGCGCCTCGGGACGTGGCAGCAGATTTTCCACCTGGAATGCGACGTCGAGCCTCGCTCGCGCGTCGTCGTGGTCAGCGTGGTCGGCTGA
- a CDS encoding heavy-metal-associated domain-containing protein produces the protein MKLRSGILAGLLGLTAVLGASCVRQPQRTVEIKVPGMQTERDVRIVTNAALNEVVGRATLQHGYDICAEKGTLFYYEGSRLLSREYQQHILRCLREIGYEARIVEVRHWPATAMPTPRGWLQAWPDRHAAAISIPAMKTGVDAHRVVGAIARARTGDDPLRVTPDPAAHTVRVTYDTNQLALKNLEGAIANAGYQANDTPARMGLPDSYPVGWTPIWMY, from the coding sequence ATGAAACTTCGCTCCGGGATTCTGGCGGGATTACTCGGTCTGACGGCGGTTCTTGGCGCCTCCTGCGTGCGCCAGCCTCAACGTACGGTCGAGATCAAGGTACCCGGTATGCAGACCGAGCGGGACGTGCGGATCGTGACCAACGCGGCGCTCAATGAGGTCGTCGGCCGCGCGACGCTCCAGCACGGGTACGACATCTGCGCGGAGAAGGGCACGCTGTTCTACTACGAGGGATCCCGGTTGCTCTCCCGGGAGTACCAGCAGCACATCCTGCGCTGTCTCCGCGAGATCGGCTACGAGGCGCGGATCGTCGAGGTGCGGCACTGGCCGGCGACGGCCATGCCCACGCCCCGCGGCTGGCTTCAGGCCTGGCCCGACCGGCATGCCGCGGCGATCTCGATTCCCGCCATGAAGACCGGTGTGGACGCACACCGCGTGGTCGGCGCCATCGCCCGGGCGCGCACGGGCGATGATCCGTTGCGCGTCACACCCGACCCGGCGGCCCATACCGTCCGCGTGACGTACGACACGAACCAACTCGCGTTGAAGAACCTCGAAGGCGCGATCGCCAACGCGGGATACCAGGCCAACGATACACCGGCCCGCATGGGCCTGCCGGACTCATATCCGGTCGGCTGGACCCCGATCTGGATGTACTGA
- the lepB gene encoding signal peptidase I → MNRTDRIWKAWGRDLALVLGIMIPFRSSIADWNHVPSGSMKPTILECERILVNKLAYDLKVPLTTRHLAEWGQPARGDIVVFNSPRDGTRLVKRVIGLPGDVIELRNNRLIINGESVPYERADERTGAFLSAAERAEGELARECLGGLDHTVMAIPGTPALRSFGPVAVPEGRYLVLGDNRDNSADSRYFGFVERRAIVGRASAVVVSFDPDRHYRPRFGRWFTTLR, encoded by the coding sequence ATGAACCGAACCGACCGGATATGGAAAGCCTGGGGCCGCGATCTCGCCCTCGTTCTGGGGATCATGATCCCCTTCCGCTCCTCCATCGCGGACTGGAACCATGTCCCTTCCGGCTCCATGAAACCGACGATCCTGGAATGCGAACGCATCCTGGTGAACAAGCTGGCCTATGACCTGAAGGTGCCGCTGACCACGCGGCACCTCGCGGAATGGGGACAACCCGCACGCGGGGATATCGTCGTGTTCAATTCCCCGCGGGACGGTACGCGCCTGGTCAAGCGGGTGATCGGGTTGCCGGGCGACGTCATCGAGCTTCGGAATAACCGGCTAATCATCAACGGGGAATCCGTGCCATACGAGCGGGCGGACGAGAGAACCGGCGCGTTCCTGTCCGCCGCCGAGCGCGCCGAGGGCGAACTGGCCCGCGAGTGCCTGGGCGGGTTGGACCACACCGTCATGGCCATCCCGGGAACGCCCGCCTTGCGCTCGTTCGGACCGGTCGCCGTTCCCGAGGGCCGGTACCTGGTGCTGGGCGACAACCGCGACAACAGCGCGGATTCCCGGTATTTCGGGTTCGTGGAGAGACGCGCGATCGTCGGGCGGGCGAGCGCGGTGGTCGTGTCGTTCGATCCCGACCGGCACTATCGGCCCCGCTTCGGCCGCTGGTTCACGACCTTGCGCTGA
- a CDS encoding class I SAM-dependent methyltransferase, which yields MKKLDGVGLAQVQQVYGGAEGDLWELIMGQQIHIGGFASSMALADRAGLQPGLRGVDLCCCNGAGMRFLLQFRQAAFMTGVDATPKVLDQGRDRCAAAGLDDRVRFVQAGVCLTGLPDGEADFVWGEDAWCYVVDKAALIAEAVRLVRRGGTIAFTDWIEGPAGLSDAEAQRFMTFMKFPSIQDLEGYRQLLRKARAEMLVAEDTKQFAPHVDLYLNMVNMQLTSDALRLLGNDLNVLQAVGAEMLFMQQLAHAGKIAQGRFVARKT from the coding sequence ATGAAAAAGCTGGATGGAGTCGGACTGGCGCAGGTGCAGCAGGTCTACGGCGGCGCGGAGGGCGATCTCTGGGAATTGATCATGGGGCAGCAGATTCATATCGGGGGCTTCGCGTCCTCGATGGCGCTGGCGGACCGGGCCGGCCTCCAGCCCGGCCTGCGCGGGGTGGACCTGTGCTGCTGCAACGGGGCGGGCATGCGCTTCCTGCTCCAGTTCCGCCAGGCGGCCTTCATGACCGGCGTGGACGCCACGCCCAAGGTCCTCGACCAGGGCCGCGACCGGTGCGCGGCAGCGGGCCTGGACGACCGGGTCCGGTTCGTCCAGGCCGGCGTCTGCCTGACCGGCCTGCCGGACGGCGAGGCGGACTTCGTCTGGGGCGAGGATGCGTGGTGCTACGTCGTGGACAAGGCGGCGCTGATCGCCGAGGCCGTGCGCCTCGTGCGCCGGGGCGGCACGATCGCCTTCACGGATTGGATCGAGGGGCCGGCCGGGCTGTCCGACGCCGAGGCACAGCGGTTCATGACTTTTATGAAGTTCCCCAGCATCCAGGACCTCGAGGGTTACCGCCAGCTGCTCCGGAAGGCCAGGGCCGAGATGCTCGTCGCGGAGGACACCAAGCAGTTCGCGCCGCACGTGGACCTGTATCTCAACATGGTCAACATGCAGCTGACCTCCGACGCCCTGCGCCTGCTCGGCAACGACCTGAACGTCCTGCAGGCGGTCGGGGCCGAAATGCTGTTCATGCAGCAGCTGGCCCACGCGGGCAAGATCGCCCAGGGCCGGTTCGTCGCCCGGAAGACCTGA
- a CDS encoding 2-hydroxyacyl-CoA dehydratase gives MACCGNPNAQPRETDPCAPPAVPTPVREAAPPAPVRWFKDMVSHNLAYAKEQKAVGRKLVGIACEYAPRELILAAGAMPVCLCGGFEEMIAPAERILPANLCPLVKSTFGFHLEKANPFLELADLIVAETTCDGKKKMFELMAQTRPLHLLELPQKPDEPDALDRWTAEFLKLRRVLEHRFGVRVTDDRLREETRRMNRERKRKRDLAALMKADEPPLTGRELLDMKSLIACIPADLEQYERALSELPGRKLDPPAGGRVRVLLTGVPLPHGAERVMDLIEGHGGLVVCQENCTGLKPILDDANPDAPDILRALAEKYLHLPCSVMTPNAGRLDSLRRLAAEYRVQCVIELVWQACLTYDVETHHVRRLVTEELGLPYLRIETDYSPSDSARIAVRVQALFETARPRPASRGCR, from the coding sequence ATGGCCTGCTGCGGAAACCCGAATGCCCAACCCCGCGAAACCGATCCCTGCGCGCCGCCGGCCGTGCCGACGCCGGTGCGCGAGGCGGCCCCGCCCGCCCCGGTCCGCTGGTTCAAGGACATGGTGTCCCACAACCTTGCCTATGCGAAGGAGCAGAAGGCCGTCGGCCGGAAACTCGTCGGCATCGCCTGCGAATACGCCCCGCGCGAGCTGATCCTGGCCGCCGGCGCCATGCCGGTCTGCCTGTGCGGCGGCTTCGAGGAGATGATCGCTCCGGCGGAGAGAATCCTGCCCGCGAACCTCTGCCCGCTGGTGAAATCCACGTTCGGCTTCCACCTGGAAAAGGCCAACCCGTTTTTGGAATTGGCAGACCTGATCGTCGCGGAGACCACCTGCGACGGGAAGAAGAAGATGTTCGAGCTGATGGCGCAAACCCGGCCGCTCCACCTGCTCGAACTGCCGCAGAAGCCGGACGAGCCCGACGCGCTGGACCGTTGGACGGCGGAGTTCCTCAAGCTGCGCCGGGTACTGGAGCACCGCTTCGGGGTCCGCGTCACCGACGACCGCCTTCGCGAGGAGACGCGCCGGATGAACCGCGAGCGAAAACGGAAGCGCGACCTCGCCGCCCTGATGAAGGCCGACGAACCGCCGCTCACGGGCCGCGAACTGCTGGACATGAAAAGCCTGATCGCCTGCATCCCGGCCGACCTGGAGCAGTACGAGCGGGCCTTGAGCGAACTGCCGGGCCGGAAGTTAGACCCGCCCGCCGGCGGCCGCGTCCGCGTGCTGCTGACCGGCGTACCCCTGCCGCACGGCGCGGAGCGGGTGATGGACCTGATCGAGGGGCACGGCGGCCTGGTCGTCTGCCAGGAGAACTGCACCGGGCTGAAGCCGATCCTCGACGACGCGAACCCGGACGCGCCGGACATCCTGCGCGCGCTGGCAGAGAAGTACCTGCACCTCCCCTGCTCCGTCATGACGCCGAACGCGGGCCGCCTCGACTCGCTGCGCCGGCTCGCGGCGGAGTACCGGGTGCAATGCGTGATCGAACTGGTCTGGCAGGCCTGCCTGACCTACGACGTCGAGACGCACCACGTCCGCCGTCTCGTGACCGAGGAACTGGGCCTGCCGTACCTGCGCATCGAGACCGACTACTCCCCGTCCGACTCCGCCCGGATCGCCGTGCGGGTCCAAGCCCTTTTTGAAACCGCCCGGCCGCGGCCGGCTTCGCGCGGATGCCGCTAA